Proteins found in one Pseudomonas marvdashtae genomic segment:
- the pqqD gene encoding pyrroloquinoline quinone biosynthesis peptide chaperone PqqD — translation MSFDRSKIPKWRLGYRFQYEPAQQGHVLLYPEGMIKLNDSAALIGGLIDGERDVAAIIGELAKQFPDVPELGDDIEQFMEVARAEHWIELA, via the coding sequence ATGAGCTTCGACCGCAGCAAAATCCCGAAATGGCGCCTGGGCTACCGTTTCCAGTACGAACCGGCCCAGCAAGGCCACGTGTTGCTCTATCCTGAAGGCATGATCAAGCTCAATGACAGCGCGGCGCTGATTGGCGGCTTGATCGACGGTGAACGGGATGTCGCGGCGATCATCGGCGAGTTGGCGAAGCAGTTTCCCGACGTGCCGGAACTCGGTGACGACATCGAGCAATTCATGGAGGTCGCCCGTGCAGAGCACTGGATCGAACTTGCCTGA
- the pqqC gene encoding pyrroloquinoline-quinone synthase PqqC has product MTDTPLTTAEFEAALRAKGAYYHIHHPYHVAMYEGRATREQIQGWVANRFYYQVNIPLKDAAILANCPDREIRREWIQRLLDHDGAPGEDGGIEAWLRLGQAVGLDPDQLRSQELVLPGVRFAVDAYVNFARRASWQEAASSSLTELFAPQIHQSRLDSWPQHYPWIDPTGYEYFRTRLGQARRDVEHGLAITLQHYTTRAGQERMLEILQFKLDILWSMLDAMSMAYELNRPPYHSVTGQRVWHKGITL; this is encoded by the coding sequence ATGACTGACACACCATTGACCACTGCAGAGTTTGAAGCAGCCCTGCGTGCCAAGGGCGCTTATTACCACATCCATCACCCCTATCACGTGGCGATGTATGAAGGCCGCGCCACTCGCGAACAGATCCAGGGCTGGGTCGCGAACCGCTTTTACTATCAGGTAAACATTCCGCTCAAGGACGCCGCGATCCTGGCCAACTGCCCGGATCGGGAAATCCGCCGCGAGTGGATCCAGCGCCTGCTCGACCATGACGGCGCGCCCGGCGAAGACGGTGGTATCGAAGCCTGGCTGCGGCTGGGCCAAGCGGTGGGCCTGGACCCCGATCAACTGCGCTCCCAGGAACTGGTGTTGCCGGGCGTGCGCTTTGCGGTGGACGCCTACGTCAACTTCGCCCGCCGCGCCTCTTGGCAAGAAGCCGCCAGCAGTTCCTTGACCGAGCTATTCGCCCCACAGATCCATCAGTCGCGCCTGGACAGCTGGCCGCAGCATTACCCCTGGATCGACCCGACCGGCTACGAGTATTTCCGCACCCGCCTGGGCCAGGCCCGGCGCGACGTCGAGCATGGCTTGGCCATCACCTTGCAGCACTACACCACTCGTGCGGGTCAGGAGCGCATGTTGGAGATTCTCCAGTTCAAACTGGACATCCTCTGGAGCATGCTCGACGCGATGAGCATGGCCTACGAATTGAATCGCCCGCCCTATCACAGCGTGACCGGGCAGCGCGTCTGGCACAAAGGGATCACGTTATGA
- the pqqB gene encoding pyrroloquinoline quinone biosynthesis protein PqqB: MFVQILGSAAGGGFPQWNCNCANCAGFRNGSLRAQARTQSSIAISDDGVSWVLCNASPDIRAQLQGFAPMQPGRALRDTGIGAIILMDSQIDHTTGLLSLREGCPHQVWCTDMVHEDLSTGFPLFNMLTHWNGGLSWNRIELDQGFTVPACPNLRFTPLPLRSAAPPYSPHRFDPHPGDNIGLIVEDLRTGGKLFYAPGLGKVDEGLLDIMASSDCLLVDGTMWDDDEMQRRGVGTRTGREMGHLAQNGPGGMLEVLEHLPKQRKVLIHINNTNPILDEDSPERAELVRRDVEVAYDGMSIEL, from the coding sequence ATGTTCGTCCAGATTCTAGGTTCCGCCGCCGGCGGCGGTTTCCCCCAGTGGAACTGCAACTGCGCCAATTGCGCAGGCTTTCGCAACGGCAGCCTGCGGGCCCAGGCGCGCACCCAGTCGTCCATCGCGATTTCCGATGACGGTGTGAGTTGGGTGCTGTGCAACGCCTCCCCAGACATCCGCGCCCAGCTCCAGGGCTTCGCCCCGATGCAACCTGGCCGGGCCCTGCGCGACACCGGCATTGGCGCGATCATCCTGATGGACAGCCAGATTGACCACACCACCGGCCTGCTCAGCCTGCGCGAGGGCTGCCCGCATCAGGTCTGGTGCACCGACATGGTCCATGAAGACCTGAGCACCGGCTTTCCGTTGTTCAATATGCTGACTCACTGGAATGGCGGGCTGAGCTGGAACCGCATCGAACTGGACCAGGGCTTCACCGTCCCGGCCTGCCCGAACCTGCGTTTCACCCCGCTGCCGCTGCGCAGCGCCGCACCGCCCTATTCTCCGCACCGCTTCGACCCGCATCCGGGCGACAACATCGGACTGATCGTCGAAGACCTGCGCACAGGCGGCAAGCTGTTCTATGCCCCGGGCTTGGGCAAGGTCGACGAGGGGTTGTTGGACATCATGGCCAGCAGCGACTGCCTGTTGGTGGACGGCACGATGTGGGACGACGATGAAATGCAGCGCCGTGGTGTCGGTACCCGCACTGGCCGGGAAATGGGTCACCTGGCACAAAATGGCCCGGGCGGCATGCTCGAAGTGCTGGAGCATCTGCCGAAGCAGCGCAAGGTGCTGATCCACATCAACAACACCAACCCGATCCTCGATGAAGACTCCCCCGAGCGGGCCGAGTTGGTGCGACGCGATGTCGAAGTCGCTTACGACGGTATGAGCATCGAACTGTAG
- the pqqA gene encoding pyrroloquinoline quinone precursor peptide PqqA: MSWSKPAYIDLRIGFEVTMYFASR, encoded by the coding sequence ATGTCCTGGTCCAAACCCGCATATATCGATCTGCGTATCGGCTTCGAAGTCACCATGTACTTCGCCAGCCGTTAA
- the pqqF gene encoding pyrroloquinoline quinone biosynthesis protein PqqF — MLAADSLHPHTETLANGLQVTLRHVCGLKRCAAVLRVAAGSHDAPEAWPGLAHFLEHLFFLGTERFPTGQNLMAYVQGHGGQINARTSERTTDFFLELPPAAIASGLERLSDMLRHPRLDEDSQLREREVLHAEFIAWSQDAAAQRQVALQDGLSAAHPLRGFHAGNRDSLAVSQPEFQTALHGFYQRFYQGGQMTLSLVGPQSIEALGTLAATFAESVPAGKKVDRQLPPPLMETSESSYQRARAGGRDMLFAFEQLPAASPQALDFLCNWLNTHKPGSLLALLRQRSLTDSLKATPLYEFAGQALLHIELKLGNDQVPTEIQPLLRDWLGFFAAHDDWAPLRKEFNARLQRRQETATALQLARGDSEGRDGPLSEDDLMRLRAILTQLHPVDNVAGPWQLPPPNPFLQTASEPPRAGLIRGQTSAHRGLRTFAQDRSRGRRERSPMQFSQALADDIRESAVYLRWRLATQAPLDLQSRLDQHLADLREDARQAGVDLVFEPCGNQWLLKMVGLQAPMPLVLEHLLTKLGQPLPPAQPDSDTPLIPIRHLLKALPNHCQPHAQDPALPRPDSEQGIWTSAHWDGLAIGLSAATQTAMGPALARVPGIASEDDPPALAQSHGCVWNRLETQGDEHAVLLFCPTPTQDLSDEAAWRLLAQLCQTPFYQRLRVELQLGYAVFSGLKQINGQTGLLFGAQSPSASAAQLIAHMEQFLGEMPALIEQIDDSSLANQQQALARQLNSAVLPCAQAAELLWQGKLAGRSSDYLQLLADAIVQTEREPLINAARRLINAQGGRYCLSNEPSPGTPWQTAQ; from the coding sequence ATGCTGGCCGCCGATTCCCTTCATCCTCACACTGAAACCCTGGCCAACGGTCTGCAGGTGACTTTGCGTCATGTCTGCGGCCTCAAACGCTGCGCAGCGGTGTTGCGCGTGGCGGCCGGCAGCCACGATGCGCCTGAGGCCTGGCCGGGACTGGCGCACTTTCTCGAGCATCTTTTCTTCCTGGGGACAGAGCGCTTTCCCACAGGGCAGAACCTGATGGCCTACGTGCAGGGCCACGGCGGGCAAATCAACGCCCGCACCAGCGAACGCACCACCGATTTTTTTCTTGAATTACCGCCCGCCGCTATCGCCAGCGGACTGGAGCGACTGTCGGACATGCTCCGTCATCCGCGCCTGGACGAAGACAGCCAGTTGCGCGAGCGGGAAGTACTGCACGCCGAATTCATAGCCTGGTCCCAAGACGCGGCAGCCCAGCGACAAGTTGCCCTGCAGGACGGATTGTCGGCCGCTCACCCGCTGCGAGGTTTTCATGCCGGCAATCGCGACAGCCTGGCGGTGTCACAGCCTGAATTTCAAACGGCACTGCACGGTTTCTATCAGCGCTTCTATCAGGGCGGGCAAATGACCTTGAGCCTGGTCGGCCCGCAAAGTATCGAGGCCTTGGGTACGCTGGCCGCCACGTTTGCTGAAAGCGTGCCTGCGGGTAAAAAGGTGGACAGGCAATTGCCGCCGCCACTCATGGAGACCTCCGAGTCCAGTTATCAACGTGCTCGTGCGGGCGGGCGGGACATGCTGTTCGCCTTCGAACAACTGCCGGCCGCCTCGCCGCAAGCCCTGGATTTCTTGTGCAACTGGCTGAACACCCATAAACCGGGCAGCTTGTTGGCGCTGTTGCGCCAGCGCAGCCTGACCGACAGCCTCAAGGCCACGCCACTGTACGAATTTGCCGGCCAGGCGCTGCTGCACATCGAACTCAAGCTCGGCAACGACCAGGTACCTACCGAGATCCAGCCTTTGTTACGCGACTGGCTGGGGTTCTTTGCCGCCCACGACGATTGGGCGCCGTTGCGCAAGGAATTCAACGCACGGCTGCAACGTCGTCAAGAGACGGCAACAGCCCTGCAACTGGCTCGCGGAGACAGCGAAGGACGCGACGGGCCTCTATCGGAAGACGACTTGATGCGGCTCCGGGCAATCCTCACGCAATTGCACCCGGTGGATAACGTCGCCGGGCCATGGCAATTGCCGCCGCCCAACCCGTTCCTGCAAACCGCCAGCGAGCCGCCTCGCGCCGGCTTGATACGCGGCCAAACCAGCGCCCACCGTGGCTTGCGGACGTTTGCACAGGACCGCAGCCGAGGCCGGCGGGAACGCTCGCCCATGCAGTTCAGCCAGGCGCTGGCGGATGACATCCGTGAAAGTGCGGTGTATTTGCGCTGGCGATTGGCGACTCAGGCGCCGCTCGATCTCCAGTCCAGGCTCGATCAGCATCTGGCGGACTTGCGCGAAGACGCCCGGCAGGCCGGCGTGGACCTTGTCTTTGAACCTTGCGGCAATCAATGGCTGCTGAAAATGGTTGGCTTGCAGGCGCCGATGCCGCTAGTGCTCGAACACCTCCTGACGAAGCTTGGGCAACCGCTGCCCCCCGCCCAGCCCGACAGCGACACGCCCTTGATACCAATTCGACACCTGTTGAAGGCGTTGCCGAATCATTGTCAGCCACATGCTCAAGACCCGGCGTTGCCACGGCCCGACAGCGAACAAGGTATCTGGACAAGCGCCCATTGGGATGGCCTGGCCATCGGACTCTCGGCCGCTACCCAGACCGCCATGGGCCCTGCGCTGGCCCGGGTTCCAGGCATCGCCAGTGAGGACGACCCGCCAGCCTTGGCGCAATCCCACGGCTGCGTCTGGAACAGGCTTGAGACCCAGGGCGACGAACACGCCGTTTTGCTGTTTTGTCCCACACCGACCCAAGACTTGTCTGACGAGGCCGCGTGGCGGTTGCTTGCCCAGCTCTGCCAGACGCCGTTTTACCAGCGCCTGCGAGTTGAGTTGCAATTGGGCTATGCCGTGTTCAGTGGCTTGAAGCAGATCAACGGCCAGACAGGCCTGTTGTTCGGTGCCCAATCCCCCAGCGCCTCGGCAGCGCAGTTGATTGCTCACATGGAGCAGTTCTTGGGCGAGATGCCGGCGCTGATCGAACAGATCGATGATTCAAGCCTGGCCAACCAGCAGCAAGCGCTGGCCCGCCAACTTAATAGCGCCGTGCTGCCCTGTGCACAAGCGGCGGAATTGCTCTGGCAAGGCAAACTGGCCGGACGTTCTTCGGACTATCTGCAGCTGCTGGCCGATGCCATCGTGCAGACGGAGCGCGAGCCATTGATAAACGCGGCCCGCCGCTTGATCAACGCACAAGGAGGGCGTTACTGCCTCAGCAACGAGCCGTCTCCGGGAACCCCATGGCAAACGGCGCAGTGA
- a CDS encoding carbon-nitrogen hydrolase family protein produces MRVALYQCPPLPMDPAGNLQRLHQVALEARGADVLVLPEMFLTGYNIGVDAVNVLAEVYNGEWAQQIGRIAKAAGLAILYGYPERSADGQIYNAVQLIDAHGERLANYRKSHLFGDLDHTMFSAGDAALPIVELNGWKLGFLICYDLEFPENARRLALAGAELILVPTANMQPYDFIADVTVRARAIENQCFVAYANYCGHEGELRYCGQSSIAAPDGSRPALAGLDEALIVGELDRQLMEDSRAAYSYLHDRQPTLYGDLHKH; encoded by the coding sequence ATGCGCGTAGCCCTTTACCAATGTCCACCACTGCCGATGGACCCGGCCGGCAACCTGCAGCGCCTGCACCAGGTCGCGCTGGAAGCCAGGGGCGCCGATGTATTGGTGCTGCCGGAAATGTTCCTGACCGGCTACAACATTGGCGTCGATGCGGTGAATGTTCTGGCGGAGGTCTACAACGGCGAATGGGCGCAGCAGATTGGTCGAATCGCCAAGGCGGCCGGCCTGGCGATTCTTTATGGCTACCCAGAACGCAGCGCAGACGGGCAGATCTACAACGCCGTCCAACTGATCGATGCCCACGGCGAACGCCTGGCCAACTATCGCAAGAGCCACCTGTTCGGCGACCTGGATCATACGATGTTCAGCGCTGGCGACGCGGCGCTGCCAATCGTGGAGCTCAATGGCTGGAAGCTCGGTTTCCTGATCTGCTATGACCTGGAATTCCCGGAAAATGCCCGGCGCCTGGCCTTGGCCGGCGCCGAGCTGATCCTGGTGCCGACCGCCAACATGCAACCCTACGACTTCATCGCCGACGTCACCGTGCGTGCGCGGGCTATCGAGAATCAATGCTTCGTGGCCTACGCCAATTATTGCGGCCATGAAGGCGAATTGCGCTATTGCGGCCAAAGCAGCATCGCCGCACCGGACGGCAGCCGCCCTGCCCTGGCGGGGCTGGACGAGGCCCTGATCGTGGGTGAGCTGGATCGCCAACTGATGGAAGACTCCCGTGCCGCCTACAGCTATCTGCACGACCGTCAACCAACGCTTTACGGCGACTTGCATAAACACTGA
- a CDS encoding flavin monoamine oxidase family protein: MNKNNRHPADGKKPITIFGPDFPFAFDDWIEHPAGLGVIPEHNHGAEVAIVGAGIAGLVAAYELMKMGLKPVVYEASKLGGRLRSQAFNGADGIVAELGGMRFPVSSTAFYHYVDKLGLETKPFPNPLTSASGSTVIDLEGQTYYAESMADLPALFQEVADAWADALEAGSRFGEIQQAIRDRDVPRLKELWNTLVPLWDDRTFYDFVATSKAFAKLSFQHREVFGQVGFGTGGWDSDFPNSMLEIFRVVMTNCDDHQHLVVGGVEQVPHGIWKHVPERCAHWPQGTSLNSLHLGAPRSGVKRIARADNGRFSVTDVWGDTREYAAVLVTCQTWLLTTQIECEEALFSQKMWMALDRTRYMQASKTFVMVDRPFWKDKDPETGRDLMSMTLTDRLTRGTYLFDNGDDKPGVICLSYSWMSDAMKMLPYPVEKRVKLALDALKKIYPKVDIAARIIGDPITVSWEADPYFLGAFKGALPGHYRYNQRMYAHFMQDDMPAEQKGIFIAGDDVSWTPAWVEGAVQTSLNAVWGIMKHFGGETHPENPGPGDVFDEIGPIALPE, translated from the coding sequence ATGAACAAGAACAATCGCCACCCCGCAGACGGCAAGAAGCCCATCACCATTTTTGGACCGGATTTTCCGTTCGCCTTTGACGATTGGATCGAACACCCGGCCGGCCTCGGCGTTATTCCCGAGCACAACCACGGGGCCGAAGTGGCGATTGTCGGGGCCGGCATCGCTGGCCTGGTGGCGGCTTATGAGTTGATGAAGATGGGCCTCAAGCCTGTGGTCTATGAGGCCTCGAAGCTGGGCGGGCGCCTGCGTTCCCAAGCCTTCAACGGCGCCGACGGCATCGTTGCCGAGCTGGGTGGCATGCGTTTCCCTGTGTCGTCCACGGCGTTTTATCACTACGTCGACAAGCTGGGCCTGGAGACAAAACCCTTCCCCAACCCGCTGACCTCGGCATCGGGCAGCACTGTGATCGATTTGGAAGGCCAGACCTATTACGCCGAAAGCATGGCTGACCTCCCCGCGCTGTTCCAGGAAGTCGCCGACGCCTGGGCCGATGCACTGGAGGCCGGCTCGCGCTTCGGCGAGATCCAGCAAGCGATCCGCGACCGCGACGTGCCGCGTCTCAAGGAACTGTGGAACACCCTTGTGCCGCTTTGGGATGACCGCACGTTCTACGACTTCGTCGCCACCTCCAAGGCGTTCGCCAAGCTTTCGTTCCAACATCGCGAAGTGTTCGGCCAGGTCGGTTTCGGCACCGGCGGCTGGGACTCGGACTTCCCCAACTCGATGCTCGAAATCTTCCGCGTGGTGATGACCAACTGCGACGACCATCAGCATCTAGTGGTTGGCGGGGTGGAGCAGGTACCGCACGGGATCTGGAAACACGTGCCGGAGCGCTGCGCACATTGGCCGCAAGGCACCAGCCTGAACTCGTTGCACCTGGGCGCGCCTCGTAGCGGCGTGAAACGTATCGCACGGGCCGACAACGGTCGGTTCAGCGTGACTGACGTCTGGGGCGACACGCGTGAATATGCCGCCGTGCTGGTGACCTGCCAGACTTGGCTGTTGACCACCCAGATCGAGTGCGAGGAAGCGCTGTTCTCGCAAAAAATGTGGATGGCCCTGGACCGCACCCGCTACATGCAGGCGTCAAAGACCTTCGTGATGGTCGACCGACCATTCTGGAAGGACAAGGATCCGGAAACCGGCCGTGACCTGATGAGCATGACCCTCACCGACCGCCTGACCCGTGGCACCTACCTGTTCGATAACGGCGACGACAAGCCAGGGGTCATTTGCCTGTCCTACTCCTGGATGAGCGATGCAATGAAGATGCTCCCGTATCCCGTGGAGAAACGCGTGAAGCTGGCCCTCGATGCCCTCAAGAAAATCTATCCGAAGGTGGACATCGCGGCGCGGATCATTGGCGATCCCATTACCGTGTCCTGGGAAGCCGATCCGTATTTCCTTGGCGCATTCAAGGGCGCCCTGCCCGGCCACTACCGTTACAACCAGCGCATGTACGCGCATTTCATGCAAGACGACATGCCGGCCGAACAAAAAGGGATCTTTATCGCCGGCGACGACGTCTCATGGACACCCGCCTGGGTTGAAGGCGCGGTGCAGACCTCGCTCAATGCCGTGTGGGGAATCATGAAGCACTTCGGTGGTGAAACTCACCCCGAGAACCCGGGCCCTGGGGATGTGTTCGACGAAATCGGCCCCATCGCCCTGCCCGAATAA
- a CDS encoding Lrp/AsnC ligand binding domain-containing protein, with protein MTDTRPPVLDEIDRQLIAALQINARESVAMLARQLGIARTTVTSRLARLEKTKVITGYGVRLGQRVIDGGLQAYVGIKVQPRSGKEVLRRLSAMAQVQQLCAVSGEFDYVAWLRTDSPEQLDQLLDQIGGVDGVDKTTTSIILSSKIDRGQPV; from the coding sequence GTGACTGACACCCGCCCCCCCGTCCTCGACGAAATCGATCGCCAGTTGATCGCGGCGCTGCAAATCAATGCTCGCGAAAGCGTCGCCATGCTCGCCCGACAATTGGGCATTGCCCGAACGACGGTGACGTCACGGCTGGCGCGGCTGGAAAAAACCAAGGTGATCACCGGGTATGGCGTGCGCCTGGGGCAACGAGTGATCGATGGCGGCTTGCAGGCTTACGTTGGAATCAAGGTTCAACCGCGCTCCGGCAAGGAAGTGCTGCGACGCCTGAGCGCCATGGCTCAAGTCCAGCAGTTGTGCGCGGTCAGCGGCGAATTCGATTACGTGGCCTGGCTGCGCACGGACTCGCCGGAGCAACTGGATCAGTTGCTCGACCAGATCGGCGGCGTGGACGGGGTTGATAAGACCACCACATCGATCATTCTCAGCAGCAAGATTGATCGGGGCCAGCCGGTCTGA